A window from Pangasianodon hypophthalmus isolate fPanHyp1 chromosome 16, fPanHyp1.pri, whole genome shotgun sequence encodes these proteins:
- the epm2a gene encoding laforin isoform X1, which produces MVLFRFGVVLTPERSDIEVFVSGSRPELGHWDAGNAVPMKPTRTLASGCDPCLWLGEVQLTEPYTHKFWFKFLKRLNGNYIWEGNGPHHDRECVYDQGNMVDGVYCHPIGHWIEVSGHTDEMRHTTNFYFSVAGQQAMHFSKILPRIWLGSCPRRVEHVTLKLKHELGVTAVMNFQTEWDVVNNSHGCRRDPNEHMTPETMMYLYRDCGLAYVWIPTPDMSTEGRVRMLPQAVYLLYGLLENGHSVYVHCNAGVGRSTAAVCGLLMYVLGWSLRKVQYYLTARRAAVYIDEEALVRAQEDFLLKFGRLHPPVCCSEMQAGGQC; this is translated from the exons ATGGTTTTGTTTAGGTTTGGGGTTGTTTTGACCCCCGAGCGCTCGGATATCGAGGTGTTTGTCTCGGGATCCCGTCCGGAGCTCGGGCACTGGGACGCCGGGAACGCGGTACCGATGAAGCCGACGCGGACGCTGGCGTCCGGCTGCGACCCCTGCCTGTGGCTCGGGGAAGTGCAGCTCACTGAGCCGTACACACACAAGTTCTGGTTCAAGTTCCTTAAGAGGCTTAATGGGAACTATATTTGGGAAG GTAATGGCCCACATCACGATcgggagtgtgtgtatgaccaAGGCAACATGGTGGACGGGGTGTACTGTCACCCGATTGGTCACTGGATCGAGGTGAGCGGCCACACAGACGAGATGAGGCACACGACAAACTTCTACTTCAGCGTCGCTGGACAACAGGCCATGCACTTTTCCAA GATCCTGCCTCGGATTTGGCTGGGCAGTTGCCCTCGGCGGGTTGAGCACGTCACCCTGAAGCTGAAGCACGAGCTGGGCGTCACGGCCGTGATGAACTTCCAGACCGAGTGGGACGTCGTAAACAACTCGCACGGCTGCCGGCGTGACCCCAACGAGCACATGACCCCGGAGACCATGATGTACCTGTACCGAGACTGTGGTCTGGCTTACGTCTGGATCCCGACGCCAGACATGAGCACAGAGG GACGTGTGCGGATGCTGCCCCAGGCCGTGTACCTGCTCTATGGGCTGTTAGAAAACGGTCACAGCGTGTACGTGCACTGTAACGCAGGCGTGGGTCGCTCCACAGCCGCCGTGTGCGGCCTGCTGATGTACGTGCTCGGGTGGAGCCTCAGGAAGGTGCAGTACTACCTTACAGCCAGGAGGGCGGCGGTATACATCGACGAGGAAGCTTTGGTACGAGCGCAGGAGGACTTCCTGCTGAAGTTTGGACGTTTACATCCCCCGGTATGCTGTTCTGAGATGCAGGCAGGAGGACAATGTTAG
- the fbxo30b gene encoding F-box only protein 30b, with translation MEELHTHCVSCVSRRCMVKPEPGTSCDLLVCPLVCGAVFHSCKVDEHRLLCPLERVPCLNHSIGCPFMLARGKMAEHLEVCPAGVVCCTMEWNRWPVNDEDYRSYERLSRDADEEEQLDMALALQDQRTMLASLKLVSLAPTNCPDRKPQLAETREKPSVIADVMVPTMTLEEDMDGASVLCCSKDIISNGINGLNEEHYGELYQTTVETTKSLSAALNVLIHLNASDTQCQTTSVSAAQPDLNGELHEVLLMKEDTGSYCDKIASGVSGLNEELQPQRHQTLMELGRNLASALGALGDAVKGSEPSCIFSKTNSAIDQPDTVECADIEMKDSTSENEVEFGAVGGIDHEDSDKLPGHISQEHCQESSLRLGDEDEKSLCNNCHNAVSSRKSQDHSMEPAEIDECSEHGDSWEFVGPLIPHRPELRHDLATVVMQEASGSQAPLLQPPVHAQALVVPRDSLLPSIALDFEDKAFERKLQNLQLLRNFMPLALNGRKGCFTESFPHRQHRCKMEDKAVDTSDLEQEPQDDPLGLGEIDFTAAALLFCLEESPRARRISDTLYAFGGSRVDFGTQTFSFPAAILATSTMVGEVASASACDRAAPRLSQPSPFCTLRLDLTLEQLVPRPSWAPREGSMFTFECGQLFRREEFLSHFRNVHGDIHSGLNGWMEHRCPLAYYGCTYSQRRFCPSRQGSKVVHDRHLRSFGIQPMMDIVTEPGCDRLSALPFEILQHVARFLDGFSLCQLSMVSRTMRDVCASLLQTRGMVVVQWEKRQYPDGSRSWQIKDKVWRFSTAFSPVTRWEFADISSMADHLKRCPYNEVHRQVEAVPLPCMCTTRELTRGGRSLRSVLKPVL, from the exons ATGGAAGAGCTCCACACTCACTGTGTGTCATGTGTGAGCCGGCGGTGCATGGTCAAGCCTGAGCCTGGCACTTCCTGTGACCTTCTTGTCTGCCCGCTGGTTTGCGGCGCTGTTTTTCACAGCTGTAAGGTAGACGAACATCGTTTGCTGTGCCCACTTGAGAGGGTACCATGCCTCAACCACAGCATCGGCTGCCCTTTTATGCTGGCCCGAGGCAAGATGGCGGAGCATCTCGAGGTGTGTCCGGCTGGCGTGGTATGTTGCACCATGGAGTGGAACCGGTGGCCGGTGAATGACGAGGACTACCGCTCCTACGAGAGGTTGAGTCGGGATGCAGATGAGGAAGAACAGCTAGACATGGCTCTTGCCTTGCAGGACCAGCGCACAATGCTGGCCTCACTAAAACTTGTATCTCTCGCACCCACAAATTGTCCTGACAGAAAACCGCAGCTTGCAGAGACACGTGAAAAGCCTAGTGTAATTGCAGATGTTATGGTTCCCACCATGACACTTGAGGAAGACATGGATGGGGCATCAGTGTTGTGTTGCTCAAAAGACATAATCAGCAATGGGATTAACGGATTGAATGAGGAGCATTATGGTGAGCTTTACCAAACCACGGTAGAGACGACCAAAAGCCTGTCTGCTGCTCTGAATGTTCTGATACACCTCAATGCCTCGGACACGCAGTGTCAAACTACGAGTGTTTCAGCAGCGCAACCAGACTTAAATGGAGAGTTACATGAAGTGTTACTTATGAAAGAAGACACCGGGTCCTACTGTGATAAAATAGCCAGTGGGGTTAGTGGTTTAAATGAGGAGTTGCAGCCTCAACGACACCAAACCTTGATGGAATTGGGGAGAAACTTGGCCTCTGCTCTTGGTGCGCTTGGAGATGCTGTCAAAGGCTCTGAGCCAAGCTGTATATTCAGCAAGACCAATAGTGCAATCGATCAGCCAGATACTGTtgagtgtgcagacattgaaaTGAAGGATAGTACCTCTGAAAATGAGGTTGAGTTTGGGGCAGTTGGTGGAATTGATCATGAGGATTCAGACAAACTTCCTGGCCACATTAGTCAAGAACATTGTCAAGAATCTTCACTCAGACTAGGAGATGAGGATGAGAAAAGTTTGTGTAACAATTGTCACAATGCTGTATCATCTAGAAAATCACAGGACCATTCTATGGAACCAGCTGAAATAGATGAGTGTTCAGAGCATGGTGATTCTTGGGAGTTTGTTGGTCCATTAATTCCGCACAGACCAGAATTGAGACATGATCTAGCCACTGTTGTAATGCAGGAGGCATCTGGATCCCAGGCTCCACTCTTACAGCCGCCTGTGCATGCCCAGGCTCTGGTTGTTCCCAGGGACAGTCTGCTGCCTTCCATAGCATTAGACTTTGAGGATAAGGCTTTTGAGAGAAAACTCCAAAACCTTCAGTTGCTCCGCAATTTTATGCCTCTTGCACTTAATGGACGGAAGGGTTGCTTTACTGAGAGCttcccacacagacagcatcGTTGTAAAATGGAGGACAAAGCTGTGGACACGTCCGATCTGGAGCAGGAGCCTCAGGATGACCCCTTGGGCCTTGGTGAGATCGACTTCACAGCTGCAGCGCTGCTGTTTTGCCTAGAGGAGTCACCACGAGCCCGCAGAATCTCTGACACCCTCTATGCCTTTGGTGGCTCACGTGTCGATTTTGGAACTCAGACCTTCAGTTTCCCTGCTGCCATCTTGGCGACCAGCACTATGGTTGGCGAGGTGGCGTCTGCTTCGGCTTGTGACCGAGCCGCGCCTCGTCTCTCACAGCCAAGTCCCTTTTGTACTTTACGATTAGATTTGACTCTGGAACAGCTGGTGCCACGACCCAGCTGGGCCCCACGTGAAGGCTCCATGTTCACATTCGAATGTGGCCAACTGTTCCGCCGAGAAGAGTTCCTCTCACACTTCCGCAACGTCCACGGAGACATCCATTCAGGGCTGAACGGCTGGATGGAGCACCGCTGTCCACTCGCCTATTATGGCTGCACCTATTCCCAACGCAGGTTCTGCCCATCCAGACAGGGATCAAAGGTTGTCCATGACCGACACCTCAggtcatttgggattcagcccaTGATGGACATAGTAACAGAGCCTGGGTGTGATCGGCTGAGCGCATTGCCCTTTGAGATCCTGCAGCATGTAGCACGGTTCCTGGATGGCTTCAGCCTGTGCCAGCTGTCTATGGTGTCACGTACCATGAGGGATGTGTGCGCTAGTCTGCTGCAGACACGGGGCATGGTGGTGGTACAGTGGGAAAAGAGGCAGTATCCTGATGGGAGTCGATCCTGGCAGATAAAAGACAAG GTGTGGCGATTCAGTACAGCCTTCAGTCCCGTGACCAGGTGGGAGTTTGCAGACATTTCCAGCATGGCAGACCACCTGAAACGCTGTCCATATAACGAGGTCCATAGACAGGTGGAGGCCGTGCCGCTGCCGTGCATGTGCACGACCAGGGAGCTTACCCGAGGCGGGCGATCACTCCGTTCCGTCCTCAAGCCAGTATTataa
- the epm2a gene encoding laforin isoform X2 — translation MVDGVYCHPIGHWIEVSGHTDEMRHTTNFYFSVAGQQAMHFSKILPRIWLGSCPRRVEHVTLKLKHELGVTAVMNFQTEWDVVNNSHGCRRDPNEHMTPETMMYLYRDCGLAYVWIPTPDMSTEGRVRMLPQAVYLLYGLLENGHSVYVHCNAGVGRSTAAVCGLLMYVLGWSLRKVQYYLTARRAAVYIDEEALVRAQEDFLLKFGRLHPPVCCSEMQAGGQC, via the exons ATGGTGGACGGGGTGTACTGTCACCCGATTGGTCACTGGATCGAGGTGAGCGGCCACACAGACGAGATGAGGCACACGACAAACTTCTACTTCAGCGTCGCTGGACAACAGGCCATGCACTTTTCCAA GATCCTGCCTCGGATTTGGCTGGGCAGTTGCCCTCGGCGGGTTGAGCACGTCACCCTGAAGCTGAAGCACGAGCTGGGCGTCACGGCCGTGATGAACTTCCAGACCGAGTGGGACGTCGTAAACAACTCGCACGGCTGCCGGCGTGACCCCAACGAGCACATGACCCCGGAGACCATGATGTACCTGTACCGAGACTGTGGTCTGGCTTACGTCTGGATCCCGACGCCAGACATGAGCACAGAGG GACGTGTGCGGATGCTGCCCCAGGCCGTGTACCTGCTCTATGGGCTGTTAGAAAACGGTCACAGCGTGTACGTGCACTGTAACGCAGGCGTGGGTCGCTCCACAGCCGCCGTGTGCGGCCTGCTGATGTACGTGCTCGGGTGGAGCCTCAGGAAGGTGCAGTACTACCTTACAGCCAGGAGGGCGGCGGTATACATCGACGAGGAAGCTTTGGTACGAGCGCAGGAGGACTTCCTGCTGAAGTTTGGACGTTTACATCCCCCGGTATGCTGTTCTGAGATGCAGGCAGGAGGACAATGTTAG